A window of the Bacillus sp. A301a_S52 genome harbors these coding sequences:
- a CDS encoding NUDIX hydrolase, with protein MDNEQLKIFDEDRNEIGVASRGEVHKLGYWHETFHCWFTTNEEGIDYIYFQIRSSEKQDYPNLLDITAAGHLLVDETICDGIREVQEETGIKVSFDELIGLGVIKYCVERNCFIDKEFANVFLYQSKNTFNDFKVQRDEVLGIVRAQFKEFYQFCLQEKEDIRIEGFELNKSGRKVPIDKLVNKNHFVPHENAFYEKVAKLIKKTLNL; from the coding sequence ATGGATAATGAGCAATTGAAAATTTTTGATGAGGATAGAAATGAAATAGGTGTTGCTTCTCGTGGAGAGGTTCATAAATTGGGATATTGGCATGAAACATTTCATTGCTGGTTCACCACTAATGAAGAAGGGATAGATTATATTTACTTTCAGATTCGAAGTAGTGAGAAACAGGATTATCCTAATCTTCTTGATATAACTGCTGCTGGCCATTTATTAGTAGATGAAACAATTTGCGATGGGATTAGAGAGGTACAAGAAGAGACTGGAATAAAAGTATCTTTCGATGAACTTATTGGGTTAGGTGTTATTAAATATTGTGTTGAAAGAAATTGTTTTATAGATAAAGAGTTTGCCAATGTTTTTCTTTACCAAAGTAAAAATACATTTAATGATTTCAAAGTTCAAAGAGATGAAGTTTTAGGCATTGTCAGAGCTCAATTCAAAGAATTTTATCAGTTTTGTTTACAAGAAAAAGAAGACATTAGAATCGAAGGATTTGAACTAAATAAGAGTGGAAGAAAGGTTCCAATTGATAAATTAGTTAATAAGAATCATTTTGTACCGCATGAGAATGCATTTTATGAAAAGGTAGCTAAACTGATTAAAAAAACTCTGAACCTTTAA